A genomic region of Eucalyptus grandis isolate ANBG69807.140 chromosome 5, ASM1654582v1, whole genome shotgun sequence contains the following coding sequences:
- the LOC104445489 gene encoding G-type lectin S-receptor-like serine/threonine-protein kinase At4g27290, which yields MEILHSPLHFFIFITLLSTAAELSRSADTITLSQPVRDNETLVSAGAKFELGFFGAGNSSNRYVGIWFYNFPAKTIVWVANRDDPINGSSGVLQIGTGGNLIIVDGTGRAVWGSIHTANLTSNNVAARLLDSGNLVLIDENNHGSGNFLWQSFDHPFDTLLAGMKLGWDLRIGLNRYLTSWRDLDDPSTGDITYAVELQGLPQKFLRRNASIIERSGPWDGNQFSGVPMNPNAIINPKFVMTAQEVYYTYQLNNDSTITRAVLSPSGTLHRCVWNNNMQWTVIYELPNDSCDEYSKCGPNAVCTIGDARMCSCLTGYTPKSPQEWAMLVWSSGCVKKKPLNCPKGEGFEKLEGVKVPDMLGYWVNKSMSLDECRAKCLKNCTCTAYAQADIAGKGSGCLLWYGDLIDIRKLIQSSSNQNVFIRVMASDLGNHKWKSWLVVAAVAALLSLAILLLLCFWRRRTEKRLGKISEVQARSEDNLELPILDLEDITRATNSFSSLNKIGEGGFGPVYKGLTSDGVQIAVKRLSQNSRQGCDEFKNEVLLIARLQHRNLVKLLGCCIDGEERMLVYEYMPNGSLDSLIFGNRGGNSLVWRWRFDIIVGVARGLLYLHRDSRLRIIHRDLKASNVLLDSEMNPKISDFGMARAFRRDQLLEKTKRVAGTYGYMSPEYAIDGIFSTKSDVFSFGVLVLEIISGRRNREFHHHDHNFNLLGHAWKLWLQGKAIELIDRQMEDSFPLSEVIRCIQIGLLCVQQSPDQRPTMSSVLLMLDSESASLPQPKQPGFYTERFNDQIEVETSEFTITIVEGR from the exons atGGAGATTCTTCATTCTCCTCTtcacttcttcatcttcatcaccTTGCTTTCAACAGCAGCAGAGCTCAGCAGATCAGCTGACACGATAACTCTGTCTCAGCCGGTCAGAGATAACGAAACTCTAGTTTCAGCGGGAGCAAAGTTTGAGCTTGGATTCTTCGGCGCTGGAAATTCATCTAATCGGTATGTGGGCATATGGTTCTACAACTTCCCGGCGAAGACCATTGTCTGGGTGGCAAATAGGGACGATCCAATCAACGGCTCATCAGGAGTTCTGCAGATTGGGACAGGAGGGAATCTAATCATCGTTGATGGAACAGGAAGAGCCGTTTGGGGGTCCATACACACAGCAAATCTGACCTCCAATAACGTGGCTGCGCGGCTTCTGGACTCTGGGAATCTAGTCCTGATAGATGAAAACAACCATGGTTCGGGGAATTTCTTGTGGCAGAGTTTCGATCATCCTTTTGACACATTACTAGCAGGGATGAAGCTAGGATGGGACCTGAGGATCGGTTTGAATCGGTACCTCACTTCCTGGAGGGATTTGGACGATCCTTCCACAGGAGACATCACATACGCAGTTGAACTGCAGGGACTGCCCCAGAAGTTCCTCCGCAGGAATGCTTCAATAATTGAACGAAGTGGGCCTTGGGATGGTAATCAGTTCAGTGGAGTGCCGATGAACCCGAATGCAATCATCAATCCCAAGTTCGTGATGACTGCTCAAGAAGTGTACTATACTTATCAACTCAACAATGATTCCACCATCACAAGGGCAGTGCTCAGCCCCTCTGGCACGCTTCATCGCTGTGTCTGGAACAATAACATGCAGTGGACAGTCATATATGAGCTGCCAAATGATTCCTGCGACGAGTATTCAAAATGTGGGCCTAACGCTGTGTGCACGATTGGTGATGCCCGGATGTGCAGCTGCCTGACCGGGTATACCCCGAAATCCCCCCAGGAATGGGCGATGCTTGTTTGGTCCAGCGGGTGCGTTAAGAAGAAGCCCTTGAATTGTCCTAAAGGAGAAGGGTTTGAGAAGCTGGAGGGTGTGAAGGTTCCTGATATGTTGGGTTACTGGGTGAACAAAAGCATGAGCCTTGACGAATGCAGGGCCAAGTGCCTGAAAAATTGCACTTGCACCGCATATGCCCAGGCGGACATTGCCGGGAAGGGTAGTGGATGTCTGCTTTGGTATGGAGATCTTATCGACATCAGAAAGCTCATCCAATCAAGCAGCAATCAGAATGTTTTCATCAGGGTCATGGCGTCTGACCTAG GCAATCATAAGTGGAAATCGTGGTTGGTGGTGGCAGCAGTCGCCGCATTACTCTCTCTAGCAATTCTTTTGCTACTCTGTTTCTGGAGGAGGAGAACCGAAAAACGTCTAG GGAAAATATCAGAGGTGCAAGCTAGGAGTGAAGACAACTTGGAGCTGCCTATACTAGACTTGGAAGACATCACTAGAGCGACTAATAGCTTTTCGTCTCTCAATAAAATCGGAGAGGGCGGTTTTGGTCCTGTCTATAAG GGTCTAACGTCCGATGGAGTTCAAATAGCTGTCAAGAGGCTGTCGCAGAACTCGAGACAGGGTTGTGACgagttcaagaatgaagtctTGTTGATTGCAAGACTTCAACACCGAAATCTTGTCAAGCTATTGGGATGCTGTATTGACGGAGAGGAAAGGATGCTAGTATATGAATATATGCCAAATGGAAGCCTTGACTCGTTAATATTTG GTAATAGAGGAGGTAATTCTCTCGTGTGGAGATGGAGGTTTGATATCATTGTGGGTGTTGCAAGGGGACTTCTGTATTTACATCGCGACTCAAGATTGAGAATAATTCATCGGGATCTAAAAGCTAGTAATGTGTTGCTGGATAGTGAGATGAACCCAAAGATatcagattttggcatggcCAGGGCTTTCAGAAGAGATCAACTCCTAGAAAAGACGAAACGTGTAGCTGGGACTTA TGGATACATGTCTCCAGAATATGCAATAGATGGAATTTTCTCAACTAAATCGGATGTTTTTAGCTTTGGAGTTCTAGTCCTAGAAATAATTAGCGGCAGGAGGAACAGGGAATTTCATCATCATGATCACAATTTTAACCTTCTTGGACAT GCCTGGAAATTATGGCTTCAAGGGAAGGCCATCGAACTCATAGACAGACAAATGGAGGATTCATTTCCATTATCGGAAGTTATCAGGTGCATCCAGATAGGCCTCTTGTGCGTTCAACAAAGTCCGGACCAAAGGCCGACCATGTCATCTGTGCTTCTGATGTTGGACAGCGAGAGCGCCTCATTGCCACAGCCCAAGCAACCGGGATTTTACACGGAAAGGTTTAATGATCAAATAGAGGTCGAAACAAGCGAGTTTACTATTACCATAGTCGAGGGTCGGTGA